The Humulus lupulus chromosome 4, drHumLupu1.1, whole genome shotgun sequence genome has a window encoding:
- the LOC133830311 gene encoding GDSL esterase/lipase At5g62930 isoform X1: MRPQIILFGDSITEQSFRPGGWGAALADTYSRKADVLVRGYGGYNTRWALFLLHHLFPLKIEKPPAAVTIFFGANDAAILGRTSERQHVPIDEYKENLRKIVLHLKECSPTVLIVLITPPPIDEEGRDNFARSLYGENARKLPERTNEVTGVYAKQCVELSKEMGLRSIDLWTKMQETEGWQKKFLSDGLHLTPDGNAVVHQEVTRVFSEAWFSPVEMPFDFPHHSQIDGKNLEKIFQDRCL; encoded by the exons ATGAGGCCTCAGATCATACTCTTTGGTGATTCAATCACTGAACAGTCCTTCAGACCTGGTGGATGGGGAGCTGCTCTTGCTGATACTTACTCTCGCAAG GCTGATGTATTAGTTCGTGGATATGGTGGATACAACACCAGATGGGCTTTGTTTTTGTTGCATCATCTTTTCCCACTG AAAATTGAAAAGCCTCCTGCTGCTGTCACTATTTTCTTCGGTGCGAATGATGCGGCTATCTTAGGGAGGACAAGTGAAAGGCAACATGTTCCAATTGATGAGTATAAGGAGAATCTCAGAAAAATTGTTCTTCATTTGAAG GAATGCTCTCCCACTGTGTTGATTGTGCTTATTACTCCACCTCCTATTGATGAGGAAGGACGAGATAACTTTGCGAG ATCTTTATATGGCGAGAACGCTAGGAAATTACCTGAGAGGACAAATGAAGTAACAGGAGTCTATGCAAAGCAGTGCGTTGAACTATCTAAGGAAATGGGACTCCGCTCCATTGATCTATGGACCAAGATGCAGGAAACAGAAGGTTGGCAGAAGAAATTCCTAAG TGATGGTTTACACCTGACACCAGATGGCAATGCTGTGGTACACCAAGAAGTCACCCGAGTTTTCAGCGAAGCCTGGTTTTCTCCTGTGGAAATGCCATTCGATTTCCCTCACCACTCACAAATTGATGGGAAGAACCTCGAGAAAATTTTCCAGGATAGATGCTTGTAA
- the LOC133830311 gene encoding GDSL esterase/lipase At5g62930 isoform X2: MRPQIILFGDSITEQSFRPGGWGAALADTYSRKADVLVRGYGGYNTRWALFLLHHLFPLKIEKPPAAVTIFFGANDAAILGRTSERQHVPIDEYKENLRKIVLHLKECSPTVLIVLITPPPIDEEGRDNFARKLPERTNEVTGVYAKQCVELSKEMGLRSIDLWTKMQETEGWQKKFLSDGLHLTPDGNAVVHQEVTRVFSEAWFSPVEMPFDFPHHSQIDGKNLEKIFQDRCL; the protein is encoded by the exons ATGAGGCCTCAGATCATACTCTTTGGTGATTCAATCACTGAACAGTCCTTCAGACCTGGTGGATGGGGAGCTGCTCTTGCTGATACTTACTCTCGCAAG GCTGATGTATTAGTTCGTGGATATGGTGGATACAACACCAGATGGGCTTTGTTTTTGTTGCATCATCTTTTCCCACTG AAAATTGAAAAGCCTCCTGCTGCTGTCACTATTTTCTTCGGTGCGAATGATGCGGCTATCTTAGGGAGGACAAGTGAAAGGCAACATGTTCCAATTGATGAGTATAAGGAGAATCTCAGAAAAATTGTTCTTCATTTGAAG GAATGCTCTCCCACTGTGTTGATTGTGCTTATTACTCCACCTCCTATTGATGAGGAAGGACGAGATAACTTTGCGAG GAAATTACCTGAGAGGACAAATGAAGTAACAGGAGTCTATGCAAAGCAGTGCGTTGAACTATCTAAGGAAATGGGACTCCGCTCCATTGATCTATGGACCAAGATGCAGGAAACAGAAGGTTGGCAGAAGAAATTCCTAAG TGATGGTTTACACCTGACACCAGATGGCAATGCTGTGGTACACCAAGAAGTCACCCGAGTTTTCAGCGAAGCCTGGTTTTCTCCTGTGGAAATGCCATTCGATTTCCCTCACCACTCACAAATTGATGGGAAGAACCTCGAGAAAATTTTCCAGGATAGATGCTTGTAA